The following coding sequences lie in one Terriglobia bacterium genomic window:
- a CDS encoding DUF6067 family protein, protein MRPGTLTFSLCLISLLPAFAAPLCAQQVRYGTGTWDAETLGNHRAVLKVAEKAAAVWAHIPWRRRDAEPEKKNIIVIEENTGKKVANLRRINVNRSYGDIVFQALNPGTYDVYYLPYSSKGRNYPVVTYQAPQDSADPVWSKSIEASLLRSDMHFPQALLVEIQAIDEFDSFYPMEVIATPEELKGLLTAQSGKKFLLFPEDRSRPIRMTGDLPQKWITEGPRPELTGNAARGEFYAFQVGLYASAADIQDITVRFSDLRGGSRSIPSSALRCINTGGINWDGAQFKKTVAVKKGQVQALWFGVEIPQDAVAGEYRGRVSIEPSGMPVQSVDLDLTVSQTVIADSGDDEPWRHSRLRWLDSMLAFDDEIVRPFTPVRVWQNTIGILGRRLTLGASGLPAQIESFYSPEVTRIQETARPILSAPMELIVEDSAGRRLKWAVGAPKFTRQNNGIAEWKAGGTSGPLKMDVSAGMEFDGFVQFKVNLSASKPVDVRDVRLVIPLVKVAAKYMMGLGLKGGYRPSSYDWTWDVKKNQDGAWLGDANAGLQFSLRAENYSRPLNTNFYQSKPLNMPPSWFNAGKGSIMIREADNETVLISCSGGNRTLRPGQDLHFDFNLLLTPFKPLDTQFQWSTRFFHAFKPVDDAIRSGANTINVHHANDVNPYINYPFLHQEQMKAYIDEAHQKGVKVKIYNTIRELSNRAPELFALRSLGNEIFSAGPGGGFSWLQEHLGSDYIAAWFVPQLKDAAIINSGMSRWHNYYIEGLNWLVKKMQIDGLYIDDVAFDRITMKRVRKVLDRGRPAAIIDLHSANQYNPRDGFTNSANLYLEHFPYINRLWFGEYFDPNSPPDFWFIEMSGIPYGLMGEMLQDGGNRWRGMLYGMTSRMPYDGNDPSPIWKVWDDFRIQDSDMIGYWSPRCPVKTDNKDVPATAYVRQGKATLVAIASWAPEDVDVRLAIDWRALGIDPAGASITAVEVKDFQSAARFSPNDPIPVSKGKGWLLIIS, encoded by the coding sequence ATGAGACCAGGAACGCTCACATTCAGCCTGTGCCTTATTTCGCTGTTACCCGCCTTCGCCGCCCCACTGTGCGCGCAACAGGTGCGCTATGGGACCGGCACCTGGGACGCAGAAACGCTCGGGAATCACAGGGCGGTGCTGAAGGTGGCCGAGAAAGCCGCCGCTGTCTGGGCGCACATCCCCTGGCGCCGCCGCGATGCGGAGCCGGAGAAGAAAAACATCATCGTGATCGAAGAAAACACCGGCAAAAAAGTGGCGAATCTCCGGCGCATCAATGTAAACAGGTCTTACGGGGACATTGTGTTTCAGGCGCTGAATCCCGGGACTTATGATGTTTACTATCTGCCTTACAGTTCCAAGGGACGAAACTATCCCGTAGTCACCTATCAGGCACCGCAGGATAGCGCCGATCCAGTGTGGTCAAAGAGCATCGAGGCTTCTTTGCTGCGATCGGACATGCACTTTCCCCAAGCGCTGCTGGTTGAGATCCAGGCGATCGACGAATTCGACAGCTTTTACCCGATGGAAGTCATCGCCACGCCCGAGGAATTGAAGGGACTTCTCACCGCCCAGTCGGGCAAAAAATTCCTCCTCTTTCCGGAAGACCGCTCCCGCCCGATACGGATGACCGGAGATCTGCCTCAAAAATGGATAACCGAGGGGCCGAGACCGGAGCTGACCGGCAATGCCGCACGTGGAGAATTCTACGCATTCCAGGTGGGCCTGTACGCGAGTGCTGCCGACATCCAGGACATCACCGTACGATTCAGCGACCTCCGTGGCGGCAGCCGCTCCATCCCATCCTCCGCTTTGCGCTGCATCAACACGGGCGGAATCAATTGGGACGGCGCGCAATTCAAGAAGACCGTTGCGGTCAAAAAGGGCCAGGTCCAGGCACTCTGGTTCGGCGTCGAGATTCCGCAGGACGCTGTGGCCGGAGAATACCGGGGGCGGGTGAGCATCGAGCCGTCCGGCATGCCGGTGCAATCCGTCGATCTCGACCTAACAGTGAGTCAGACTGTCATCGCCGACTCCGGGGACGACGAGCCGTGGCGCCACTCGAGGCTGCGCTGGCTGGATTCCATGCTTGCCTTCGATGACGAAATCGTCCGCCCCTTCACTCCGGTCCGGGTCTGGCAAAATACGATTGGAATTCTCGGCCGGCGACTCACCCTGGGTGCCTCCGGTCTCCCGGCGCAAATTGAAAGTTTCTATTCGCCCGAGGTTACACGCATCCAGGAAACCGCCAGACCGATCCTTTCGGCCCCGATGGAGCTGATCGTGGAAGATTCCGCCGGCCGGCGTCTGAAATGGGCCGTGGGCGCGCCCAAGTTCACCAGACAGAACAATGGCATCGCTGAATGGAAGGCGGGCGGCACTTCCGGGCCGCTCAAAATGGATGTCAGCGCAGGGATGGAGTTTGATGGCTTTGTACAGTTCAAAGTCAATCTCAGTGCTTCGAAGCCCGTCGATGTCCGTGATGTCCGGCTCGTGATTCCGCTGGTGAAAGTTGCCGCTAAATACATGATGGGTCTGGGACTCAAAGGTGGATACCGTCCCTCGAGCTATGATTGGACTTGGGACGTCAAAAAGAATCAGGACGGCGCCTGGCTGGGTGACGCCAATGCCGGCCTGCAATTCAGCCTGCGAGCCGAGAATTACTCGCGCCCGCTGAACACCAATTTCTACCAATCCAAGCCTCTTAACATGCCTCCTTCATGGTTCAACGCCGGCAAGGGGAGCATCATGATTCGCGAGGCCGACAACGAGACGGTGCTCATCAGCTGCTCTGGAGGGAACCGGACACTGCGGCCCGGGCAGGATCTGCATTTTGATTTCAACCTGCTTTTGACGCCCTTCAAGCCGTTGGATACACAATTCCAGTGGAGTACCCGGTTCTTCCATGCCTTCAAACCGGTCGATGACGCAATCCGCTCCGGCGCCAATACCATCAACGTTCACCACGCCAACGACGTGAACCCGTACATTAATTATCCCTTCCTCCATCAGGAGCAGATGAAGGCCTACATTGACGAGGCGCATCAGAAGGGAGTCAAGGTAAAGATCTACAATACGATTCGGGAACTGTCGAACCGCGCGCCGGAACTTTTTGCCCTGCGCAGCTTGGGCAATGAGATTTTTTCGGCAGGGCCCGGCGGCGGCTTCTCCTGGCTCCAGGAGCATCTGGGATCCGACTACATTGCCGCCTGGTTCGTCCCCCAGCTGAAAGACGCCGCCATCATCAACAGCGGCATGTCGCGCTGGCACAATTACTACATTGAGGGGCTGAACTGGCTGGTAAAGAAGATGCAGATTGACGGGCTGTACATTGACGATGTCGCTTTTGACCGCATCACGATGAAACGTGTGCGCAAGGTCCTCGACCGGGGCCGGCCCGCGGCCATTATTGATCTGCATTCCGCCAACCAGTACAACCCCCGCGACGGATTCACCAACAGCGCCAACCTCTACCTCGAGCACTTCCCCTACATAAACCGGCTGTGGTTCGGGGAATATTTCGACCCGAATTCGCCGCCGGACTTCTGGTTTATCGAAATGTCGGGCATCCCCTATGGGCTGATGGGGGAAATGCTGCAGGACGGCGGAAACAGATGGCGCGGGATGCTGTACGGCATGACCAGCCGCATGCCCTACGATGGCAACGATCCGTCGCCGATCTGGAAAGTCTGGGACGATTTCAGGATTCAGGACAGCGACATGATCGGCTACTGGTCACCGCGATGCCCGGTGAAAACCGACAACAAGGATGTTCCGGCAACTGCCTATGTGAGGCAGGGTAAGGCAACGCTGGTCGCGATAGCTAGCTGGGCGCCGGAAGATGTCGATGTCCGGCTGGCCATCGATTGGCGCGCCTTGGGCATCGATCCTGCCGGGGCAAGTATCACCGCCGTGGAGGTCAAGGATTTCCAGTCTGCCGCCAGATTCAGCCCCAACGATCCGATTCCGGTCTCGAAGGGCAAAGGCTGGCTGCTGATCATTTCATGA
- a CDS encoding SpoIIE family protein phosphatase, translating to MAYAFGERSPLSLLAELHTLKAIIQDLADGVIVADRDGKFLYFNRIAQSILGIGLTAAAPEDWSGVYGCFRPDGVTPYPAQELPLAQAISGQNVGETEIFIRNSARPGGVWILAQATPLRDEKGDLCGGVVVFCDVTKKKETETKVRTLTSAVEQTADTILITDKDGLVEYVNPAFEQTTGYARDEILGRNPRMLKSGVHDAAFYQQLWATIQSGRVFRATIANRKKNGEIYFAEQTITPMRDPAGQISHYVTVVKDVTEQRRLQEQEYQMKLARAVQQQFYRIAPLEVNGFDIAGAAFPADATGGDYFDFVPLPKGCIGVSIGDVCGHGVASALLMVELRACLRAFARKSLNVGEIFTLINSALVSDLEQERYATLLFCRLHPPSRSLLYASAGHVPGYILDAQGGIKQILPSTDIPLGLLPGRVFTSSDEVLLEPGEILALLTDGITEAERPDQTPFGVDRALDFIRQHRQEGARQIVDGLYQAVREFSDGLPQVDDITAVICKSIIRSGRSRKRKTLSHEK from the coding sequence ATGGCTTACGCGTTTGGCGAACGGTCTCCTCTTTCCTTATTGGCCGAACTTCATACCCTGAAAGCAATCATCCAGGACCTCGCCGACGGTGTGATTGTCGCCGATCGAGACGGCAAGTTCCTCTACTTCAATCGGATAGCTCAGTCAATCCTCGGCATCGGCTTGACGGCTGCGGCGCCGGAGGACTGGTCCGGAGTCTACGGCTGCTTCCGGCCCGACGGCGTGACGCCCTACCCGGCCCAGGAACTCCCCCTGGCGCAAGCCATCTCCGGCCAGAACGTAGGTGAAACTGAAATTTTTATTCGAAATTCGGCGCGGCCCGGCGGCGTCTGGATTCTGGCGCAGGCGACCCCTCTTCGCGACGAAAAGGGGGACTTGTGCGGCGGAGTCGTGGTGTTCTGCGACGTCACGAAAAAGAAGGAGACCGAGACGAAGGTCCGGACGCTCACCAGCGCCGTGGAGCAGACCGCCGACACCATCCTGATCACAGACAAAGACGGGCTGGTGGAGTACGTCAATCCGGCATTTGAGCAGACCACGGGTTATGCGCGCGACGAAATCCTGGGGCGCAACCCGCGCATGCTCAAGTCGGGCGTCCACGACGCGGCGTTCTACCAGCAGCTGTGGGCCACGATTCAATCCGGAAGAGTCTTCCGGGCAACCATCGCCAACCGGAAGAAAAACGGCGAAATCTACTTTGCCGAGCAAACCATCACGCCCATGCGGGATCCCGCCGGCCAGATCTCTCATTACGTTACCGTAGTCAAGGATGTCACGGAGCAGCGGAGACTTCAGGAACAGGAATACCAGATGAAACTGGCCCGGGCGGTGCAGCAGCAGTTCTACCGGATTGCGCCGCTCGAGGTCAACGGCTTTGATATCGCCGGCGCCGCCTTTCCGGCCGACGCGACCGGGGGGGATTACTTTGATTTCGTGCCCTTGCCGAAGGGCTGCATCGGCGTTTCCATCGGCGACGTCTGCGGGCACGGTGTCGCTTCCGCTTTGTTGATGGTCGAGCTGCGGGCCTGCCTGAGGGCCTTTGCCCGGAAGAGCCTGAACGTCGGGGAGATCTTCACCCTGATAAACAGTGCGCTGGTCTCCGATCTGGAGCAGGAGCGATATGCCACGCTGTTGTTCTGTCGCCTGCACCCGCCGTCGCGATCCCTGCTCTACGCCAGTGCCGGCCACGTGCCGGGATACATCCTCGATGCCCAGGGCGGCATCAAACAGATCCTCCCCAGCACGGACATTCCCCTGGGACTCCTGCCTGGACGGGTATTCACCAGCAGCGATGAAGTTTTGCTGGAGCCGGGCGAGATTTTGGCTTTGCTCACCGACGGCATCACGGAAGCCGAGAGGCCCGACCAGACTCCATTCGGGGTTGACCGTGCGCTCGATTTCATCCGGCAGCACCGCCAGGAAGGCGCGCGGCAAATCGTCGATGGCCTCTACCAGGCAGTCCGGGAGTTCTCCGATGGCCTTCCGCAGGTCGACGACATCACCGCCGTAATCTGCAAATCCATCATCAGGTCCGGCCGGTCCCGGAAACGAAAAACTCTCAGTCACGAAAAGTAG
- a CDS encoding pyridoxal phosphate-dependent aminotransferase, producing MESIKTQRIPNSAIRLMVEAAERMEREGREVVHLEIGRPDFNTPAHVVEACVEALRAGRHHYCPNAGIPELRRAIVRKFADEYRLEYDPASGVIVTNGVAEAVYLAMNALLNPGDQILIPDPGWLNYEVDAVCAYAEPIGYTLSAENGYQPDVEEIADKITPRTRMIMLVSPSNPVGSVTRPEVLEGIAALAQKHNLIVVSDEIYEKIIYPPARHHSIACLPGMKERTLLLNGFSKFWSMTGWRLGYVLGPQQMIDPMLRYHLYLLTSVATFTQYGALAALTGDQGPSNSMVAELKRRRDYLAPAVNQIPGFSCLMPEGAFYVFVDARATGLDGYRLADVLLQKAGVVTVAGECFGKNGAGHIRLALTSPLEKLHKAVANMDRVMRELMRPKA from the coding sequence ATGGAATCGATCAAGACGCAGAGAATCCCGAATTCTGCAATCCGGCTGATGGTAGAAGCCGCCGAGAGAATGGAGCGGGAAGGCCGGGAAGTCGTTCATCTCGAAATCGGCAGGCCGGACTTCAACACTCCAGCGCACGTAGTCGAGGCTTGCGTGGAAGCCCTGAGGGCAGGCAGGCACCACTACTGCCCCAATGCCGGCATTCCCGAACTGCGCCGGGCGATCGTGCGCAAATTTGCCGATGAGTACCGCCTCGAATACGACCCGGCGTCCGGTGTGATCGTTACCAACGGGGTGGCCGAGGCCGTTTATCTGGCGATGAATGCGCTGTTGAATCCGGGCGATCAGATCCTGATCCCCGATCCGGGCTGGCTGAACTACGAGGTTGACGCAGTCTGTGCGTACGCGGAGCCGATCGGCTACACGCTCTCCGCAGAGAACGGCTACCAGCCCGATGTCGAAGAAATCGCAGACAAGATCACGCCACGAACCAGGATGATCATGCTCGTCAGCCCCTCGAATCCCGTCGGGTCGGTCACGAGGCCCGAAGTCCTCGAGGGCATCGCCGCCCTGGCGCAAAAGCACAATCTGATTGTGGTCAGCGATGAGATATACGAGAAGATCATCTATCCGCCGGCCCGGCACCACAGCATTGCCTGCCTGCCCGGAATGAAGGAAAGGACGCTCCTGCTGAACGGCTTTTCCAAATTCTGGTCGATGACCGGCTGGCGCCTGGGCTACGTCCTTGGACCGCAGCAGATGATCGATCCCATGCTGCGCTACCACCTGTATCTGCTCACTTCGGTCGCCACCTTCACCCAATATGGTGCGCTGGCGGCGTTGACCGGAGACCAGGGCCCATCCAACAGCATGGTCGCCGAATTGAAGAGGCGGAGGGATTACCTGGCCCCGGCAGTCAATCAGATTCCCGGCTTTTCCTGCCTGATGCCGGAGGGCGCCTTTTATGTGTTCGTCGACGCGCGCGCCACAGGCCTGGACGGTTACAGGCTGGCGGACGTGCTGCTGCAGAAGGCCGGTGTCGTAACCGTCGCAGGCGAGTGCTTCGGCAAAAACGGCGCCGGGCACATCCGGCTGGCGCTGACCAGCCCGCTG